In Thermomicrobiales bacterium, the DNA window CAGACGTCCGCCCGACAGCACATCAATCGCGGCGGCCTGCTTGGCGACCAGCGCAGTCTGCCGCTGCGGCAGGATGAGGACGCCGGTCACCAGCTCCAGCTTCGTCGTAATCGCGGCGAGGTAGCCGAACAGCACGAACACCTCATGGAATGCATCGTCGTTGCTATAGGCACCGCGCCAGTCCGGACGGTTGTCCAGCCCCGCACCGAGGACATGGTCGTAGACCAGCAGGTGCGAGAACCCCACCTGCTCGACCGCTTCGGCATATGCCCGAACCGTTGCAGGCTCTGGGCCGATCTCTGTCTGAGGAAAGACAACGCCAATTCTCACCTGTACCTCCAACATGGTGGCTTCGCCTGAAGGGCGACCGCAGTCGTCGTCGCTTTCAACGCACGCTCATGCCGGATTGATTCCCGACGAATTCGTTCGATCCTCCATTCGCTATACTGGAGCCATGCGACGCCAGTATGATTCGCCAACCGAAGCCGTCCTGCCTGAGCCAGCTGCACGTGTCGCCCGGCGTGCGCTCACCGAGACGCGCCTGCGCGGTCTGCCTGCCGCCGAGGAGTATCGCGTCATCACCGACCGGCTCTATGGTGCGGGCTTCCGTGATTTCCCCGCCGGAACCGTAATCCAGTGGATCGAGACAGAAGTCGCGGCAGAGTACGAGCACCTGCTGGAAATCCGCGCACTCGGTGAGAAGGTGTATTCGCGCCTGGCTTCCGGTGACCTTGCTTCAGCCGCCTGGGAAATCGCCTGTCAACTGTCGCCATCCGAGCGTGAGCGCCTCGCCGCCGGCATCGCTCGCCTCATCGAGCACGATCGCGACGAGGTCATCGAGCCAGCGATCCCGGATACCGTCTGATTCCTGTCGGCTACCCGCCAGCAACCTGTGGTGTCTTCCGCCAGCTTGACAGTGTGCGATGATGCAGCCGAACGGCTGTGCCACCAGCTGGCAAGAGACGAAAGGACTTTCTGTCGTGACTGACATCGCCCTTCGCGATCTGGCACCGGACATCATCCTGACCGGCGGCCGGGTGGTGACGATGGATCCCGATATGCCCGAAGCGACCGCCATCGCCGTCAAAGACGGGCACATCCTGGCGGTCGGCAGCGACAGCGCGATCGAAGATCTCGCAGGCCCCAGCACGCGCCGAGTCGCTCTGGGAGGCCGCCTCACGATCCCCGGCATCATCGATACACACAATCATCTCGTCATGACTGGGACTGGGTTGAACGAAATCGGCCTCTATTCCGTGCGCTCGATTGCCGAGATCAAGGAGCTCGTTGCCGAGCGTGTGCGGACATCCCCGCCCGGCGCATGGATTCTGGGTCGCGGCTGGGACGAAAGCCTGTTGTCGGACAAGCGTTTTCCCAATCGCCACGATCTTGATGAGGTAGCGCCAAATAATCCGGTCGTCCTTGATCGCGTTTGGAACATGCTGCTGGCGAACACCGCAGCACTGCAAGCCGCCGACATCGGTCGCGACACTCCCGATCCACCGGCTGACGCGCTCTACGCCGGACGCATCGAACGCGACGAGCGCGGCGATCCAACCGGCATCTTCCGCGATCGCGCCAAGGAGATGATCAAACGCGCCGTCCCGATGCGGACACAAGCTGACATCGAGCATTCGATCCGCACAGCCTGCCGTGCCTTCAACGATCACGGCATCACATCCGTGAGTGATCCGGGGTTGTTCCCCGAAGAGATTCGGGCGTATTCCAACGTCCTCAATGCAGACGCGCTGACGGTTCGAGTTGGCATGTGCATCGGCGCGTGGGGCTTTGGCAACGCCGACGAAGAGCAGACCATCGAGCAGCGCGTTATCTCGACCGGCGTTGCATCCGGCTTCGGCGAGCCGCTGCTGAAGTTCGATACGGTCAAATTCATGCCCGACGGTGGCGTTGGTGACCGGACCGCGCTCATGTTCGATGCATACGCGGGCGAGCCCGGCAACTTCGGCCAGTTCGTGTTCCCCGAACGTGACCTCTTCGAGCACGTTGCCTGGTGTCACGACCTGGGCTGGTCGATTGACTGCCACGCCTGCGGAGACCGAATGATCGAGCTCGTCGCCAAAGCCTACGCCGCTGCATACGACAAACGCCCCGATGCACGC includes these proteins:
- a CDS encoding amidohydrolase, producing the protein MTDIALRDLAPDIILTGGRVVTMDPDMPEATAIAVKDGHILAVGSDSAIEDLAGPSTRRVALGGRLTIPGIIDTHNHLVMTGTGLNEIGLYSVRSIAEIKELVAERVRTSPPGAWILGRGWDESLLSDKRFPNRHDLDEVAPNNPVVLDRVWNMLLANTAALQAADIGRDTPDPPADALYAGRIERDERGDPTGIFRDRAKEMIKRAVPMRTQADIEHSIRTACRAFNDHGITSVSDPGLFPEEIRAYSNVLNADALTVRVGMCIGAWGFGNADEEQTIEQRVISTGVASGFGEPLLKFDTVKFMPDGGVGDRTALMFDAYAGEPGNFGQFVFPERDLFEHVAWCHDLGWSIDCHACGDRMIELVAKAYAAAYDKRPDARMRHRLHHAYLPTPTALQLMRDYRIPALPTIPFLTNLGESFVTSLGEERASKIMPLRSYMEAGVPLALSSDSPVTTFNPFVGFYSAVTRKTVYGRTLGEDERISREDALRLYTLDAARVTAEDDIKGSLTPGKFADIAVLDRDILTVDENDLAGTRAAMTLVGGRVVVDKLSGAA